TGCCGCTGGTGGGCCGCCCGGTATGCATCCGGTTCGTGGCGGCAGCGTGTTCGTCGATCACCTCATGGTGCACCGTCCGCAACAGATTGAAGCGATCGAGAATTTTCGCGCAGCCTGACAGGTGTTCGCACACCTGAATGCCTGGCACGGCGGTGTCGATGGGGTCGTAATACGAGCCAGCGACCTTCTCCTTGGCATCACCCCGACGCTTGGGATCCCAGGTGTCGATCTGACTCGAACCGCCCCCCAGCCAGATCATGATGCAATGTTCGGCCTTGCCGACCGGAAAGTTCTTCTTTTCAGAATTGGCCAGCAGCGGCGCCGCTCCGCCGGCCGCGAGCATCCCCGTCGCCCCGGCGGCAGCCTGCTTCAAAAAATCGCGTCGAGTGGCGTTCGAAAACATGGTCAACCTCGTCTCTGTTTTTCAACGACCGGATCTGACTTCGTCAAAATCCGAAATTCGAAGCACGAAATCCGAAACGAACTCAAATTCAAAAATTCTCAAGCGGCTGCGAAACACGTCTTTCGATCTTAACACTGCAACCGTTTCGGATTTCGAATTTCGTGCTTCGAATTTTCTCCATCATGGAACAAACATGAATTCCGGTGAATTCACCAGCGTCCAGACCGCATCTTCCAGGCGTTCCCGCCAGTCGGCATTGAGCAGGACCGTCGGAGGATCTCCCTGACGGACTTCGTCTTCCAGACGCAGCTTGATGTTGCTCGCTTCTGGATCCAGGTGGTTCGTCCAGGCGACCTGATTTCTCGGTAGTCGTTCCCGTGGTTTCGGAACTGCGCCGGGGATGCGACGCGTTTCGTAACCGGGTGTGAGGAGTTCCACGAACAGCTGGCGCTCCGTTGCCGACGGCGTTCTGGTCAGTACCTGCCGATAAACATTGTCGATCAGTTGCTCGACGGACTGATCCTGCATGGCCAATACGGTGAAGGCACTATCATCCGACAACGTGCAGGCACGCCGCGCTAACAGACCGTTCGAGACCTCAGCTGGCTGCAGCGGATTGGGGGCGGTCTCCCGCACCGTAATTGGATCTTGCCGCGAACTTCGCCAGCCGAATGTTTCCAGCGTAGTGATGAACGGCTGTGCAAACGGCAGCGACAAACTCGGGCGGTCGCGTTCGTTGGAGAGTGACGCAAACTGCCACGCGCGGCGCGGCGTTCCCAGGTTCAGGGACTGTTTCAATTCGCGGCTCGTGTCGATGTCGATGCACATCACGTCGGCGTCAAACGGCTTGCCGGAAACCAGGAATAGCGAATCAACCAGTTGTTCAGCTGACAGGCGTCGCTTCAGCGGCGCGGCGAACAGGTAGGCAGCGTCCGGCTGCGCGGCATCACGGCTGGTGCTTTCCCGCTGGTAAGCCGCCGAATTGAAAATCAGCCGCGCCAGATGCTTGAGGTCGTAATTGTTGGCGACCAGTTCTCGCGACAGTGCCTCAAGCAGTTCCGGGTGCGAAGGGTTGGCGTGTTCCCAGTCATCGACCGGCTCGACGAATCCATACCCGAGATACCGCTGCCAGAGACGGTTCACAATCACCGGTGCGAAACGGTTGTTGTATGGCGATGTCAGCAGCAACGCCAGCTTCTCGCGAGAGTCTTTGGGATCGCGGAGCATTTCTGTGAGTTTGGCTTCGTCGCTTAACTCGGTGAACGGCCACACCGGCTCGATCGTGTCGCCGGGGAACAGCGTGATCTCGATCAGTAGCGAGTTCGATCCGCCCGGCACCGTGCTGGTTACCGGAAGTTTGACCTTGTCGCGATTCAGCATCGCCGAGAGGGCGAAAAGGTCGCGCTGGGCAATATCGTGGAAAGGGGCGTCATGACAGCGGGCACACTTCATTTCCACGCCCAGAAACGCCTCGGCGATGATGTGCGACTTGGCCGCCAGCGGGGCGTCGTTCTCGCTCGCCATCTGAAAGCCGCCGGGGCCGCCGAAATAGGTGCTTCCCTCCATCATCACCAGTTCCGTGACGAAGCGGTCGAACGGCTTGTTGTCGCGGAATGACTCTTCGATCCAGTAGCGGAACGGGCCCGTGTTGTTCAGCGTCGGATTGATGATGTTCGGATTCTCGGCCAGGACATCCTGCCAGTAGCCGACCCAATGGTCCGCCCATTCGCGAGAAGTCAGCAGACGATCAATCGCCAATGACCGCCGTGCGTCCGCGGGATCATTCTGGAAACGTTCAATCTCTGCCCGAGTCGGCATCCGTCCGGTGATATCCAGAGTCACGCGGCGCAGAAACGAGGCGTCATCCGTTAGCGGCGCAGGCTGCATGCCGGCGGCTTCCAGCTTGTGCCCAATGAAGTTGTCGATCCAGTTCTTCCCGCTCCACTGGCCGGAAACCTGTGGAATGGCGGTCGCCGCCTGGCCGTCGATCACCTGTTTGGCCCAGGCATGACGCTTCTTCCAGTATTCCCCTTCCAGCACGCCTGCGATCGTTCGACGTTGGAGGTCGAACTCATCGAGGAACTGCTGCTGCGCAGTGACGAACTCTTCCCAGCCTGCGTCCGTCAGCAGAAATTCTCGCGTGCTGCCGAGGAGTCGAAAGTCCTCATTCGGGCGGGCAATGTAAGCCCCGGTTTCACCAAGTTCCGGGCGGCGGCCGCTCCCGCCGATGATCGTTTCGAAGACGATCACATGGGGCTGGCCGTCCCCTTCAATCGTGACGACCTTTTCCTTGTCGCCCCGATGCAGCGGATGAATGTTCGGGGCCAGGCTGCGGTCGATCGGAAAGACGGGACCGTTGTCTCCGCCGAGGTCGTGGAACGAGGTTTCCGCAATCAGTTCGTCATCCAGGTAGAGTCGCGCTGAGTTCCGAGAGCGAATCAACAGCCGCTGCTCTCCGGCCGGAATAACGATTCTCCCCGAGGCACGCAGCAGGCACGGATTGCTGCGGTCGATCTGGACTGCCTTTTCAGAGTACTTCTTCGGCAACTCGATGAAGCCGAAGCCTGGTGCCTGATAGCTTTCCACATAACGCGGCGGACGAAACGCCCACGTCTTGCGGTCGGGCAAATCTTCGTAAAGGTCGACAATCACTCCGTCAGCCGGCAGCTTGCTGGTATCGAGCTGAAACTTCGGCGGCGTGTACTGGTAGTGCTTCTGAATCTGCTCGCTGGAAAGTGCAGTCCGGTAGACGGCCAACTCATCCAGCCCTCCACGATAAGAATTCCCGGGCGAGCCGCCCATTGCCGAACCGATCCAGGCATCGTCGTCATCGACGACTGGAGCATTGGCGCTCGCGCCCCCCATGTCCCAGTCCCCTTTGACCGCCACTCCGTCGATGTACCCTTTCAGGTTTTTCGGCTGGCCGAATGTGTAGGTGACTGCCACATGGTGCCAGCCGTCGCCGACGGTCATCCCGTCTTTCGAAGTCCAGCGATGCCAGGCGCCGTTGTCGCCCCGGCTGCGGAACAAAAAGCTGATGCCGACGCCCGCTTTGGCGGAGGTGAGTCGCAGCGCGAAATTCTGATTGGACGAGTTCGGCTGTGTTCGGCCTTTGCCGATCAGGTAGGCATAGCCGCCCGTCGGGATGGCTTCCGGTTTCACCCAGGCTTCAAGCGTAATCGCTTGGCCCTGATCGAAGTCGAAAACGCTTTCAGCTCCCGGGTCGGTAAGGCGAAAATATTGTCCCGCCGAGCGAAACTCGATGGCCGGGTTCGGTGCGGCGAACAGTTGGAATTCTTTCCCGCCGGGCCCTTCAACGCCTGAAGCCGATTCCGCATGGCGTTTCGCCTGCGTCGGTTCATCTGCGGGGTTCATCTCGTTTTTAACGGTCGCGGACTGTGGCTCAGAAAACCGCCAGTACGCCGCAGCACCGTCTTTGATCACCAGAGCCGAGTACGCGTCTGTCGACTGCGCCGTGCCCGGTGAGCTTCCTGGAACCGCAGCTGCGCAAATCGAACCCAGCACAAAAACAGTTGCCAGCAGTCGCGTCGTGCGAAAGAGAAACAGACTGGGTTTCGTCATGAACGGGTGATCCAGATGAAACAGGTGAGGACATCCGCCCCGAGAGCTGCCGGCTCAGGGCGCGTCTGATGGGGCGGGACTTCATGTAGCGTCCCCTCCGCAAGGGCCGGAACGCATCGAAGAAGTCTGATGATTCTACTCGATCATTTTTCCCAAGTCCATCACCTGTCAGGCTCCAGCGACCAAAAAGAGGAGAGCGGTCGCAGGCCGGCGGAGAGCGGGAATGACCGGCAAAGTCAGAGGTGAATGATGCCCCGCTTCAGTCCGATTGTGACGGCATGCGTCCGGTCGGTGGCGCTCAGTTTGTGCAGCACGTTCTGGACGTGCATTTTGATCGTCCCATCGGCTGTTCCCAACCGGACGGCGATTTCTTTATTCGCCAGCCCCTGGGCCACCAGTCCCAGCACTTCCACTTCTCTGGGAGTGAGAACCGGACGAGGGAAGTACTCGGCCAGCCGCTGGGCGACGTCTTGCGAAATCAGCCTACGGCCGGCATGCACCGTGCGAATGGCATTCAAAACCTCGGTATGCACGGTTTCTTTCAGCAGATACCCGCGAATCCCCGCTTCAAGTGCCCGGTAAATGTACTGGTCGCCGTCAAAGCTGGTCAGCGCGATGATCCGCGCGTCCGGGAACTCTTCGACAATCGTCCGCACCGCGCCAATGCCGTCGAGCACCGGCATCCGTAGATCCAGCAGCATCACGTCGGGCTGGTACTTCCGGTACAGCTCGACCGCATCCTGTCCGTTCTCCGCCTCGGCAATCAGTTCCATATCCTGCTC
This genomic interval from Planctomicrobium piriforme contains the following:
- a CDS encoding DUF1553 domain-containing protein: MTKPSLFLFRTTRLLATVFVLGSICAAAVPGSSPGTAQSTDAYSALVIKDGAAAYWRFSEPQSATVKNEMNPADEPTQAKRHAESASGVEGPGGKEFQLFAAPNPAIEFRSAGQYFRLTDPGAESVFDFDQGQAITLEAWVKPEAIPTGGYAYLIGKGRTQPNSSNQNFALRLTSAKAGVGISFLFRSRGDNGAWHRWTSKDGMTVGDGWHHVAVTYTFGQPKNLKGYIDGVAVKGDWDMGGASANAPVVDDDDAWIGSAMGGSPGNSYRGGLDELAVYRTALSSEQIQKHYQYTPPKFQLDTSKLPADGVIVDLYEDLPDRKTWAFRPPRYVESYQAPGFGFIELPKKYSEKAVQIDRSNPCLLRASGRIVIPAGEQRLLIRSRNSARLYLDDELIAETSFHDLGGDNGPVFPIDRSLAPNIHPLHRGDKEKVVTIEGDGQPHVIVFETIIGGSGRRPELGETGAYIARPNEDFRLLGSTREFLLTDAGWEEFVTAQQQFLDEFDLQRRTIAGVLEGEYWKKRHAWAKQVIDGQAATAIPQVSGQWSGKNWIDNFIGHKLEAAGMQPAPLTDDASFLRRVTLDITGRMPTRAEIERFQNDPADARRSLAIDRLLTSREWADHWVGYWQDVLAENPNIINPTLNNTGPFRYWIEESFRDNKPFDRFVTELVMMEGSTYFGGPGGFQMASENDAPLAAKSHIIAEAFLGVEMKCARCHDAPFHDIAQRDLFALSAMLNRDKVKLPVTSTVPGGSNSLLIEITLFPGDTIEPVWPFTELSDEAKLTEMLRDPKDSREKLALLLTSPYNNRFAPVIVNRLWQRYLGYGFVEPVDDWEHANPSHPELLEALSRELVANNYDLKHLARLIFNSAAYQRESTSRDAAQPDAAYLFAAPLKRRLSAEQLVDSLFLVSGKPFDADVMCIDIDTSRELKQSLNLGTPRRAWQFASLSNERDRPSLSLPFAQPFITTLETFGWRSSRQDPITVRETAPNPLQPAEVSNGLLARRACTLSDDSAFTVLAMQDQSVEQLIDNVYRQVLTRTPSATERQLFVELLTPGYETRRIPGAVPKPRERLPRNQVAWTNHLDPEASNIKLRLEDEVRQGDPPTVLLNADWRERLEDAVWTLVNSPEFMFVP
- a CDS encoding response regulator, translating into MSDQVKQDVIRVVCVDDHPLVRKGIASILHNEQDMELIAEAENGQDAVELYRKYQPDVMLLDLRMPVLDGIGAVRTIVEEFPDARIIALTSFDGDQYIYRALEAGIRGYLLKETVHTEVLNAIRTVHAGRRLISQDVAQRLAEYFPRPVLTPREVEVLGLVAQGLANKEIAVRLGTADGTIKMHVQNVLHKLSATDRTHAVTIGLKRGIIHL